The proteins below come from a single Streptomyces spongiicola genomic window:
- a CDS encoding sedoheptulose 7-phosphate cyclase encodes MSGQALAQLEGVREDPGGFDLLAPDGTHYRVDVTDGVFDPRNPLLADRVEGRRVVAFVGPTVDRIHGDRLRAYLDARLEPGSWSVHTVDSGERNKTLASVERVCAVAKAAGLDRHGVMLAVGGGIVADVVGFAASMYARGIRYIKVNTTLVGQVDVGVGVKTGVNALHTKNMFGAYHPAHGSINDPALLATLPAREIRCGLAEIVKMAVILDSDLFRTLEEHPDAFLRSSDGALETYVLRTSMRLMMEELCPNLREHDLARLVDFGHTFSPVIETAGGHRLEHGEAVAVDMALSAHLARLLGLVDAESCARVVDLLRRIGLPVFDPATCTPELMTQALHASWQRRGRELHLVVPTGIGKADFVERLKDVPADVLRAALDALARDGGMS; translated from the coding sequence ATGTCAGGCCAGGCCCTTGCTCAGCTTGAGGGAGTCCGAGAGGACCCCGGAGGCTTCGACCTGCTGGCACCGGACGGCACGCACTACCGCGTGGACGTCACCGACGGAGTGTTCGACCCCCGCAACCCGCTCCTCGCCGACCGCGTGGAAGGGCGCCGGGTGGTGGCGTTCGTCGGCCCCACGGTGGACCGCATCCACGGCGACCGGCTGCGCGCCTATCTCGACGCGCGCCTGGAGCCGGGCAGTTGGAGCGTGCACACCGTCGACAGCGGTGAACGGAACAAGACACTCGCGTCGGTGGAGCGGGTGTGCGCCGTCGCCAAGGCGGCCGGCCTGGACCGGCACGGGGTGATGCTCGCCGTGGGCGGCGGGATCGTCGCGGACGTCGTGGGCTTCGCGGCCTCGATGTACGCCCGCGGCATCCGCTACATCAAGGTCAACACCACCCTGGTGGGGCAGGTGGACGTGGGCGTGGGGGTCAAGACCGGCGTCAACGCCCTGCACACGAAGAACATGTTCGGGGCCTACCACCCCGCGCACGGGTCGATCAACGATCCCGCCCTGCTGGCCACCCTGCCGGCCCGGGAGATCCGCTGCGGCCTCGCGGAGATCGTGAAGATGGCCGTGATCCTCGACTCCGACCTCTTCCGGACGCTGGAGGAGCACCCGGACGCCTTCCTGCGCTCCTCCGACGGCGCGCTGGAGACGTATGTGCTGCGCACCTCGATGCGGCTGATGATGGAGGAGCTCTGCCCCAACCTCCGCGAGCACGACCTCGCCCGGCTCGTCGACTTCGGGCACACCTTCAGCCCGGTGATCGAGACGGCCGGCGGCCACCGCCTGGAACACGGTGAGGCGGTCGCCGTGGACATGGCCCTGTCCGCCCATCTGGCCCGGCTGCTGGGGCTCGTCGACGCGGAGAGCTGCGCGCGCGTGGTGGACCTGCTGCGCCGCATCGGCCTTCCCGTGTTCGACCCCGCCACCTGCACCCCGGAGCTGATGACGCAGGCCCTGCACGCGTCCTGGCAGCGGCGGGGACGCGAGCTGCACCTCGTGGTGCCGACCGGCATCGGCAAGGCGGACTTCGTGGAGCGGCTGAAGGACGTGCCCGCCGACGTGCTGCGGGCCGCCCTGGACGCGCTGGCGCGCGACGGGGGCATGTCGTGA
- a CDS encoding ROK family protein translates to MISPQSDRHGGGEGSGDVLTVLDLGGTTLRTGSYDPAAGAVSRVRRVPVEGMARHPRDSVAGLQRRVVDQIVREAGRHTAGTPPRAVGVAFAGPISAGGLVLAAPTVWGRRGEPLPLGQLLTERIGVPVVVVNDLTAAAWRYAATETEPFCLITVSSGIGNKVFRGGEVLLDADGHGGELGHWVCDPSPGAPLCDCGGRGHLGAVASGRGVLAAVRRAAAADPAGFARSGLAARCAGRASGIGNPAIAAAVREGDAFTTQVLRGTLTYLAQAIGAVFTSVGVCRYIVMGGFALAVGERYRELLVGELVRLGLFGLDADAVGAMVSLGRPDDDHGLIGVGRLLADRMSRRSPAGAR, encoded by the coding sequence GTGATCAGCCCGCAGTCTGACCGCCACGGCGGCGGAGAGGGATCCGGCGACGTCCTCACCGTACTCGACCTGGGGGGCACGACACTGCGGACCGGGAGCTACGACCCGGCCGCGGGGGCCGTCTCCCGGGTGCGCCGGGTGCCGGTCGAGGGCATGGCCCGTCACCCCCGGGACTCCGTGGCCGGCCTGCAGCGCCGCGTCGTGGACCAGATCGTCCGCGAGGCCGGCCGGCACACCGCGGGTACGCCACCGCGCGCGGTCGGCGTGGCCTTCGCCGGGCCGATCTCGGCCGGGGGCCTGGTGCTGGCCGCCCCCACGGTGTGGGGTCGGCGGGGTGAACCGCTGCCGCTCGGGCAGCTGCTGACGGAGCGGATCGGCGTGCCGGTCGTGGTCGTCAACGACCTGACCGCCGCCGCCTGGCGCTACGCGGCCACCGAGACCGAGCCGTTCTGTCTGATCACCGTCAGTTCCGGCATCGGCAACAAGGTGTTCCGGGGCGGCGAGGTGCTGCTCGACGCGGACGGGCACGGGGGTGAACTCGGCCACTGGGTGTGCGATCCCTCCCCCGGCGCGCCGCTGTGCGACTGCGGCGGGCGCGGCCACCTCGGTGCCGTCGCCTCCGGGCGCGGGGTGCTCGCCGCGGTCCGCCGTGCGGCGGCGGCCGACCCGGCCGGTTTCGCCCGTTCCGGGCTGGCCGCCCGCTGCGCCGGCCGCGCGTCCGGTATCGGCAACCCGGCGATCGCGGCCGCGGTCCGGGAGGGCGACGCGTTCACCACGCAGGTGCTGCGCGGCACCCTCACGTATCTCGCGCAGGCGATCGGGGCCGTCTTCACCTCCGTCGGTGTGTGCCGGTACATCGTGATGGGGGGTTTCGCCCTGGCGGTCGGCGAACGCTACCGGGAGCTGCTGGTGGGCGAGTTGGTGAGGCTGGGGCTCTTCGGCCTGGACGCGGACGCGGTCGGCGCCATGGTGTCGCTCGGCAGACCGGACGACGACCACGGTCTGATCGGCGTCGGCCGGCTGCTGGCCGACCGGATGTCCCGGCGGTCCCCGGCGGGCGCGCGATGA
- the malQ gene encoding 4-alpha-glucanotransferase, with product MTRPTKPDASLRELARAHGVSTGYVTDRGDRVAVAPDTLVAVLAACGVDASTPDAAQRALTTRRAADEGRLLPPCVVVRAGSAARLGLPPGAAARVALEGGGESGPGEPLPPGAHVLHAVEGRRRASAPLLSVPERIPVPERRGWGFLIQLYSVLSHRSWGMGDLADLAELASWSGRALGAGFVQLGPLHAVEPGPLPDPSPYRPSSRRFADPMHVRVEEVPEYRYLAGEARRAVDSCAARARALNERVLSGGGLIDRESVRALKYEALRRVYEVPPPQGRRAALEAFVAREGEDLTDFATWCALAEVHGGAWRSWPEALRDPRSPRVAEARGELAEAVAFHRWLAWITDEQLEGAQRAAKDAGMGIGLVHDLAVGVAPEGADAWSLQHCLAGGMSVGAPPDDFNPRGQDWGQPPWRPDALAAEGYRPLAGLLRAGMRHAGALRVDHVMGLFRLWWVPEGRPPSEGTYVRYDAGAMLGVLLLEAHRAGVAVIGEDLGTVERGVREELAARGVLGTSVQRFEYLGGSEGRHGPLPPRQWRRNCLATLTTHDLPTTAAWLSGEHVDLRARLGLLTRPEPEEKAEAAAQRDGWLAELRRLDLLPDADGELVALHRFLTRTPSTLLGVWLPDATGDRRPQNLPGTTGVHPNWRLPVADRHGRPVPLEEMPAHPHVQAVTRVFTDGGPHGTKTEERDVRPGPCSA from the coding sequence ATGACCCGCCCCACCAAACCCGACGCGTCCCTGCGGGAACTGGCCCGCGCGCACGGGGTGAGCACCGGGTACGTCACCGACCGCGGTGACCGCGTCGCCGTCGCCCCGGACACCCTGGTCGCGGTGCTGGCCGCGTGCGGCGTGGACGCGAGCACCCCGGACGCCGCGCAGCGGGCGCTCACGACCCGGCGCGCGGCGGACGAGGGCAGGCTGCTTCCGCCGTGCGTGGTCGTCCGTGCCGGATCGGCCGCGCGGCTGGGGCTGCCGCCCGGCGCCGCGGCGCGTGTCGCCCTGGAGGGCGGCGGCGAGAGCGGTCCCGGAGAGCCGCTGCCGCCCGGCGCGCACGTCCTGCACGCCGTCGAGGGCCGACGGCGGGCGTCCGCCCCGCTGTTGTCGGTGCCCGAGCGGATCCCGGTGCCCGAGCGGCGCGGCTGGGGCTTCCTGATCCAGCTGTACTCGGTGCTCTCCCACAGGTCCTGGGGGATGGGCGACCTGGCCGATCTCGCGGAGCTGGCCTCCTGGTCCGGCCGCGCGCTGGGCGCCGGATTCGTCCAACTGGGGCCGCTGCACGCGGTGGAGCCGGGTCCGCTGCCCGATCCGTCGCCCTACCGGCCCAGTTCGCGGCGGTTCGCGGACCCGATGCACGTCCGCGTGGAGGAGGTGCCGGAGTACCGGTACCTGGCCGGGGAGGCCCGCCGCGCGGTGGACTCCTGTGCCGCCCGGGCCCGGGCCCTCAACGAGCGCGTGCTGAGCGGCGGGGGGCTGATCGACCGCGAGTCGGTACGCGCCCTCAAGTACGAGGCCCTGCGCCGGGTGTACGAGGTGCCGCCACCCCAGGGCCGCCGTGCGGCGCTGGAGGCGTTCGTCGCCCGCGAGGGCGAGGATCTGACGGACTTCGCCACCTGGTGCGCACTGGCCGAGGTGCACGGCGGCGCCTGGCGGTCGTGGCCCGAGGCGCTGCGGGATCCCCGGTCGCCGCGGGTGGCCGAGGCGCGCGGGGAACTGGCGGAAGCCGTCGCGTTCCACCGCTGGCTGGCGTGGATCACCGACGAGCAGCTCGAAGGCGCCCAGCGCGCGGCGAAGGACGCCGGCATGGGCATCGGCCTGGTGCACGACCTCGCGGTGGGTGTCGCCCCCGAGGGGGCCGATGCCTGGTCGCTGCAGCACTGTCTGGCCGGCGGGATGAGCGTCGGGGCGCCCCCGGACGACTTCAACCCCCGCGGACAGGACTGGGGCCAGCCGCCCTGGCGGCCCGACGCGCTGGCCGCCGAGGGCTACCGGCCGCTGGCCGGTCTGCTGCGCGCCGGCATGCGACACGCGGGTGCCCTGCGGGTCGACCACGTCATGGGGCTGTTCCGCCTGTGGTGGGTGCCCGAGGGCCGGCCCCCGTCCGAGGGGACCTATGTCCGCTACGACGCCGGGGCCATGCTCGGTGTGCTGCTCCTGGAGGCCCACCGGGCCGGGGTGGCGGTGATCGGCGAGGACCTCGGCACGGTGGAACGCGGGGTCCGCGAGGAGCTGGCCGCGCGCGGCGTGCTCGGCACGTCGGTGCAGCGCTTCGAGTACCTGGGCGGCTCCGAGGGGCGGCACGGTCCGCTGCCGCCGCGGCAGTGGCGCAGGAACTGCCTGGCCACGCTGACCACCCATGACCTGCCGACGACCGCGGCCTGGCTGAGCGGCGAACACGTCGACCTGCGAGCCCGGCTGGGACTGCTGACCCGCCCGGAACCGGAGGAGAAGGCGGAGGCGGCGGCCCAACGGGACGGCTGGCTGGCGGAACTGCGCCGGCTGGACCTGCTGCCCGACGCCGACGGCGAGCTGGTCGCCCTGCACCGCTTCCTGACGCGCACGCCGTCGACGCTGCTCGGGGTCTGGCTGCCGGACGCCACCGGCGACCGCAGGCCCCAGAACCTCCCCGGCACCACCGGGGTGCACCCCAACTGGAGGCTGCCGGTGGCGGACCGGCACGGCCGGCCGGTCCCCCTGGAGGAAATGCCCGCCCATCCCCATGTACAGGCCGTCACCCGCGTGTTCACCGACGGCGGACCGCACGGAACGAAGACCGAGGAGAGAGATGTCAGGCCAGGCCCTTGCTCAGCTTGA
- a CDS encoding dienelactone hydrolase family protein, whose product MTTVTTHTIEYAADGLTMIGHLAVPAGVGRRPAVLVGPEGVGLSDVERRRADALAELGYVALAFDLHGGRYMDDPEEMLARCVPLLADPDRMRGIGHAALDVLRAEPRTDPDRIAAVGYGTGGAIALELGRDGVELRAIATVNGLTTGRPGEAARIRCPVWAGVGSEDPIMPPAQRDAFTTEMQAAGVDWRLVVYGGALHAFHHPPVDHIVLPGVGYHPRHARRAWRDVVDLLAECLPVTG is encoded by the coding sequence ATGACGACGGTGACAACGCACACGATCGAATACGCGGCCGACGGCCTGACGATGATCGGGCACCTCGCGGTCCCGGCCGGTGTCGGGCGTCGGCCCGCGGTCCTGGTCGGGCCCGAGGGGGTGGGGCTCAGCGACGTCGAGCGCCGCCGGGCCGATGCGCTCGCGGAGCTGGGTTACGTGGCGCTGGCCTTCGACCTCCACGGCGGGCGCTATATGGACGACCCGGAGGAGATGCTGGCCCGTTGCGTACCGCTGCTCGCGGACCCCGACCGCATGCGAGGCATCGGCCACGCGGCGCTCGACGTGCTCCGCGCCGAGCCGCGGACCGACCCGGACCGGATCGCCGCCGTCGGCTACGGCACCGGCGGCGCCATCGCGCTGGAACTCGGGCGCGACGGCGTCGAACTGCGTGCGATCGCGACAGTCAACGGACTGACCACGGGCCGACCGGGCGAGGCAGCGCGCATTCGCTGCCCGGTGTGGGCCGGGGTCGGGTCGGAGGACCCGATCATGCCGCCCGCGCAGCGGGACGCGTTCACCACCGAGATGCAGGCCGCGGGCGTCGACTGGCGGCTCGTGGTCTACGGCGGCGCCCTGCACGCCTTCCATCACCCACCGGTCGACCACATCGTGCTTCCCGGCGTCGGCTACCACCCTCGGCACGCACGGCGAGCTTGGCGGGACGTCGTCGACCTGCTCGCCGAGTGCCTGCCCGTCACGGGGTGA
- a CDS encoding SDR family oxidoreductase: protein MTAGGTLVVGSGFVGTGIARRLAASGEPVALASRRHPRHLPDLPGVRWHALDATDPVACGRLTARLNPRRVVLVHGPSDVTWCEEHPALAVSAHTAAAANFAASAGDARLLMISTDNVFDGSRPGNAEDAPVSPANAYGHAKLRAEETVLASAADAVVLRVSLVYGHEPADAGKWLNFFAACAHRLLRGEPVTVPRDQWTTPVLVDDVAEVTAAVLGAGAPVPPVLHLGGPDRVSRAAWASVVAETLGAPARLVVPVPRAATRYASRPENACLTGSLLGRLPATGAIAVRGVREGARHLAAAFAAAR from the coding sequence ATGACCGCCGGGGGCACCCTCGTCGTCGGCAGCGGTTTCGTCGGCACGGGTATCGCGCGGCGGCTGGCCGCGTCGGGAGAGCCCGTCGCCCTCGCCTCGCGCCGTCACCCGCGGCACCTACCGGACCTCCCGGGCGTCCGCTGGCACGCCCTGGACGCCACCGACCCCGTGGCGTGCGGCCGGCTGACGGCCAGGCTGAATCCGCGGCGCGTGGTCCTCGTGCACGGCCCCTCCGACGTCACCTGGTGCGAGGAGCACCCGGCCCTGGCCGTCTCGGCGCACACCGCCGCCGCCGCCAACTTCGCCGCGTCGGCCGGCGACGCGCGACTGCTGATGATCTCCACCGACAACGTCTTCGACGGGTCCCGCCCCGGGAACGCCGAGGACGCCCCGGTCTCCCCGGCCAACGCCTACGGCCACGCGAAGCTGCGGGCGGAGGAGACCGTGCTCGCGTCGGCCGCGGACGCGGTGGTGCTGCGGGTCAGCCTCGTCTACGGCCACGAACCGGCGGACGCGGGCAAGTGGCTCAACTTCTTCGCCGCGTGCGCACACCGGCTGCTGCGCGGCGAGCCGGTCACGGTGCCGCGGGACCAGTGGACGACCCCGGTGCTGGTGGACGACGTGGCGGAGGTCACGGCGGCCGTGCTGGGCGCCGGGGCGCCCGTGCCGCCGGTCCTCCACCTCGGCGGACCGGACCGAGTGAGCCGTGCCGCGTGGGCCTCGGTCGTCGCGGAGACGCTGGGGGCTCCGGCGCGCCTGGTGGTGCCGGTGCCACGGGCGGCCACCCGCTACGCCTCCCGTCCGGAGAACGCGTGTCTGACCGGCTCCCTGCTCGGCCGGCTGCCGGCGACCGGGGCGATCGCCGTGCGCGGCGTGCGGGAGGGTGCCCGGCACCTGGCCGCGGCGTTCGCGGCGGCACGCTGA
- a CDS encoding cupin domain-containing protein, protein MTARDVVNLDTLLRGKEHDHGGLGTILAHRLFSRAEGSPGAEFVDIAVLPPGTSIGRHRHARDRETYVVISGSGLMYRDGTEFRVGTGDVVVNRPYGEHGLVNDSAADLWLLVFEEELRDQPAV, encoded by the coding sequence GTGACCGCCCGCGACGTGGTGAACCTCGACACGCTCCTGCGCGGCAAGGAGCACGACCACGGCGGACTGGGGACCATCCTCGCCCACCGTCTGTTCTCCCGCGCCGAGGGGAGCCCGGGAGCGGAGTTCGTCGACATCGCCGTGCTGCCGCCGGGGACGTCCATAGGGCGCCACCGGCACGCCCGGGACCGTGAGACGTACGTCGTGATCAGCGGCAGCGGCCTGATGTACCGGGACGGAACCGAGTTCCGCGTCGGCACCGGGGACGTCGTCGTCAACCGTCCGTACGGCGAGCACGGCCTCGTCAACGACTCGGCCGCCGATCTGTGGCTTCTGGTCTTCGAGGAGGAGCTCCGTGATCAGCCCGCAGTCTGA
- a CDS encoding GMC family oxidoreductase, translating to MAHAGSVKGYDVVVLGGGVAGCVLAARLSEDPGRSVCLVEAGRDYGPRDGGWPRTLLDARSLPRDHVWERHAAAHRIRARIIGGSSCVNGCWNTWGAHADHADWVRAGGGRWSARAMEPFRLAAVERMGLRPVPESEFSVWSSAALEAAGELGYPRVDMGTSGTPGYGTPLINSFDGLRWNAAFAYLDPARERPGLTVLDAALVDRMHIVRGRVRGVDIVRGGERTTLAADDYIVACGTYGSPAVLLRSGLGPADHLREHGIRPEAELLGVGANLSDQPGVFVPLAPTGALEAALAGKEAAGDLYVSRMLVRAASDRCPPGSWDLHLLPVAGPPLFGSLPPGRYEAGISSFLMKPASRGRVALRSADPTEALDIRPGFFSDPEGHDLAVVRRGLDLVGELAATAALGKLVRPPGGVPATFTDEEIRARTGTYWHPVGTCAMGPADDPYAVVDGTGRVHGVSNLRVADASVLPTVPAANTQLPVLAVAELLADAMRTEAARS from the coding sequence ATGGCACACGCAGGATCGGTGAAGGGCTACGACGTCGTCGTACTCGGCGGAGGTGTGGCCGGGTGCGTGCTCGCGGCCCGGCTGAGCGAGGACCCGGGCCGGTCGGTCTGCCTGGTCGAGGCCGGCCGGGACTACGGACCGCGGGACGGCGGATGGCCGCGCACGTTGCTCGACGCCCGGAGTCTGCCGCGCGACCACGTGTGGGAGCGGCACGCGGCCGCGCACCGCATCCGGGCCCGGATCATCGGCGGCTCCTCGTGCGTCAACGGATGCTGGAACACCTGGGGCGCCCACGCGGATCACGCGGACTGGGTACGGGCGGGAGGCGGGCGATGGTCGGCGCGGGCCATGGAGCCGTTCCGCCTGGCCGCGGTGGAGCGGATGGGGCTGCGGCCGGTCCCGGAGAGCGAGTTCTCCGTCTGGAGCAGCGCAGCGCTGGAGGCGGCCGGTGAACTCGGCTACCCGCGGGTCGACATGGGCACCTCGGGCACCCCCGGCTACGGCACCCCGCTCATCAACTCCTTCGACGGGCTGCGCTGGAACGCGGCGTTCGCCTACCTCGACCCGGCGCGGGAGCGCCCCGGTCTGACGGTCCTCGACGCGGCCCTCGTCGACCGGATGCACATCGTGCGCGGCCGGGTGCGGGGCGTCGACATCGTCCGCGGCGGCGAACGGACCACCCTGGCCGCCGACGACTACATCGTCGCGTGCGGGACGTACGGCTCGCCGGCCGTGCTCCTGCGCAGTGGCCTCGGGCCGGCGGACCACCTGCGGGAGCACGGCATCCGGCCCGAGGCCGAGCTGCTCGGTGTCGGAGCCAACCTGTCGGACCAACCGGGTGTGTTCGTGCCGCTGGCACCCACCGGAGCACTCGAGGCCGCGCTGGCCGGCAAGGAGGCGGCGGGCGACCTCTACGTCAGCCGCATGCTGGTCAGGGCCGCCAGCGACCGGTGCCCGCCCGGGTCCTGGGACCTGCACCTCCTCCCCGTGGCGGGCCCGCCGCTCTTCGGCAGCCTGCCGCCGGGCCGGTACGAGGCGGGTATCTCCTCCTTCCTCATGAAGCCGGCCTCCCGGGGCCGGGTCGCCCTGCGCTCGGCCGACCCCACCGAGGCCCTCGACATCCGCCCCGGGTTCTTCTCCGACCCGGAGGGCCACGACCTCGCCGTGGTCCGGCGGGGGCTGGACCTGGTCGGGGAGCTGGCGGCGACCGCCGCGCTCGGCAAGCTGGTCCGGCCGCCCGGCGGAGTTCCCGCCACTTTCACGGACGAGGAGATCAGGGCCCGCACGGGCACCTACTGGCATCCGGTGGGGACCTGCGCCATGGGACCCGCGGACGATCCGTACGCCGTGGTCGACGGCACGGGCCGGGTGCACGGGGTGTCCAACCTGCGGGTCGCCGACGCGTCCGTGCTGCCCACGGTGCCGGCGGCCAACACCCAGCTGCCGGTCCTCGCCGTGGCCGAGCTCCTGGCCGACGCCATGCGGACCGAGGCGGCCCGGAGCTGA